A portion of the Parasteatoda tepidariorum isolate YZ-2023 chromosome 5, CAS_Ptep_4.0, whole genome shotgun sequence genome contains these proteins:
- the LOC107453155 gene encoding uncharacterized protein: MPCNIFRSSPRSSFSTATYVSGMILVILGIGSITVSIDPRPFSRSSWTIFLVIGLFLIASGSLLLVLVSKIKAHIIDSPNRIAENDTINSAADLLDDNLYDEIDGASHVAYQNTVESLESVRAVSQCMMTRSESPRLFFKETFV; this comes from the exons atgCCTTGCA atatttttagatCATCTCCAAGAAGTTCTTTTTCCACAGCGACCTACGTTTCCGGCATGATCCTGGTTATTCTGGGCATTGGCAGTATAACAGTATCAATAGATCCTCGTCCATTCTCAAGAAGCTCTTGGacaatatttcttgtaattggATTGTTTTTGATTGCAAGTGGTTCTTTATTATTGGTTTTAGTATCAAAAATCAAGGCACATATAATAGATTCTCCAAACAGAATAGCCGAGAATGACACCATCAACAGTGCTGCTGATTTGTTAGATGACAATTTGTATGATGAAATTGATGGAGCATCACACGTCGCTTATCAGAATACGGTCGAGTCTTTGGAGTCTGTAAGAGCTGTTAGTCAATGCATGATGACCAGATCAGAATCTCCAAGATTGTTTTTCAAAGAGACCTTCGTTTAG